Proteins encoded together in one Struthio camelus isolate bStrCam1 chromosome 19, bStrCam1.hap1, whole genome shotgun sequence window:
- the SLC25A19 gene encoding mitochondrial thiamine pyrophosphate carrier isoform X1, with protein sequence MVGYDPEAKCVSTLEAAAAGSAAGLVNRVLVSPLDVIKIRFQLQIEQLSSRNPLAKYHGILQAAQRIFREEGLVAFWKGHVPAQFLSVGFGAVQFMVFESLTKLVHNVTSYSARDSFVHFVCGGLAACTATVAVQPVDTLRTRFAAQGEPKIYHSLRHAVVTMYQTEGPLTFYRGLTPTIVAVFPYAGLQFSFYNILQQFSEWVIPAEGKKAGNVKNLVCGSCAGIISKTLTYPFDLFKKRLQVCGFEHARLAFGQVRIYRGLLDCVRQIMREEGPGGFFKGLSPSLLKAAVSTGLIFFWYELFCSLLCALKNTDTAKRKEG encoded by the exons ATGGTCGGCTACGACCCTGAGGCCAAGTGCGTCTCCACGCTGGAAGCAGCCGCCGCAGGATCAGCGGCCGGGTTGGTCAATCGGGTCCTCGTCAGTCCCTTGGATGTCATCAAGATCCGCTTTCAG CTTCAGATTGAGCAGCTCTCCTCCAGAAACCCACTAGCTAAGTATCATGGCATCTTGCAAGCTGCACAGCGCATCTTCCGGGAGGAGGGGTTGGTAGCCTTCTGGAAgggccatgtccctgctcagtTCCTTTCCGTTGGCTTTGGAGCTGTCCAG TTCATGGTGTTTGAGAGCTTGACAAAATTGGTGCACAACGTCACATCATACAGTGCCCGTGATTCCTTCGTGCACTTTGTCTGCGGCGGACTAGCTGCTTGCACAGCCACTGTTGCAGTTCAACCTGTTGATACGCTACGCACCCGCTTTGCTGCTCAGGGTGAGCCAAAG ATCTATCACAGCCTTCGCCATGCAGTGGTGACCATGTACCAGACAGAAGGGCCTTTGACTTTTTATAGAGGTTTGACCCCCACGATCGTTGCTGTCTTCCCATATGCTGGTCTCCAATTCTCCTTCTACAACATATTGCAGCAGTTTTCTGAATGGGTGATtccagctgaaggaaagaaagcag gcaACGTTAAAAACCTTGTTTGCGGCAGCTGCGCCGGAATCATCAGCAAAACCCTCACTTATCCTTTTGACCTGTTCAAAAAACGACTGCAAGTGTGTGGCTTTGAGCATGCCCGGTTAGCCTTTGGGCAG GTGCGGATATATAGGGGTCTCCTGGACTGCGTAAGGCAGATCATGCGAGAGGAGGGCCCGGGTGGATTCTTCAAGGGCCTTTCCCCCAGCTTGCTCAAGGCTGCTGTCTCcactggcctcatcttcttctGGTATGAGCTGTTCTGCAGCCTGCTCTGTGCTCTGAAGAACACTGATACCGCTAAGAGGAAGGAAGGCTGA
- the SLC25A19 gene encoding mitochondrial thiamine pyrophosphate carrier isoform X2 produces MVGYDPEAKCVSTLEAAAAGSAAGLVNRVLVSPLDVIKIRFQLQIEQLSSRNPLAKYHGILQAAQRIFREEGLVAFWKGHVPAQFLSVGFGAVQIYHSLRHAVVTMYQTEGPLTFYRGLTPTIVAVFPYAGLQFSFYNILQQFSEWVIPAEGKKAGNVKNLVCGSCAGIISKTLTYPFDLFKKRLQVCGFEHARLAFGQVRIYRGLLDCVRQIMREEGPGGFFKGLSPSLLKAAVSTGLIFFWYELFCSLLCALKNTDTAKRKEG; encoded by the exons ATGGTCGGCTACGACCCTGAGGCCAAGTGCGTCTCCACGCTGGAAGCAGCCGCCGCAGGATCAGCGGCCGGGTTGGTCAATCGGGTCCTCGTCAGTCCCTTGGATGTCATCAAGATCCGCTTTCAG CTTCAGATTGAGCAGCTCTCCTCCAGAAACCCACTAGCTAAGTATCATGGCATCTTGCAAGCTGCACAGCGCATCTTCCGGGAGGAGGGGTTGGTAGCCTTCTGGAAgggccatgtccctgctcagtTCCTTTCCGTTGGCTTTGGAGCTGTCCAG ATCTATCACAGCCTTCGCCATGCAGTGGTGACCATGTACCAGACAGAAGGGCCTTTGACTTTTTATAGAGGTTTGACCCCCACGATCGTTGCTGTCTTCCCATATGCTGGTCTCCAATTCTCCTTCTACAACATATTGCAGCAGTTTTCTGAATGGGTGATtccagctgaaggaaagaaagcag gcaACGTTAAAAACCTTGTTTGCGGCAGCTGCGCCGGAATCATCAGCAAAACCCTCACTTATCCTTTTGACCTGTTCAAAAAACGACTGCAAGTGTGTGGCTTTGAGCATGCCCGGTTAGCCTTTGGGCAG GTGCGGATATATAGGGGTCTCCTGGACTGCGTAAGGCAGATCATGCGAGAGGAGGGCCCGGGTGGATTCTTCAAGGGCCTTTCCCCCAGCTTGCTCAAGGCTGCTGTCTCcactggcctcatcttcttctGGTATGAGCTGTTCTGCAGCCTGCTCTGTGCTCTGAAGAACACTGATACCGCTAAGAGGAAGGAAGGCTGA